The Chryseobacterium suipulveris genome window below encodes:
- the tsaE gene encoding tRNA (adenosine(37)-N6)-threonylcarbamoyltransferase complex ATPase subunit type 1 TsaE, protein MNFNINTIEEWQKVVDEILPKLQHNILLLKGNLGAGKTTFTQFLLKSLESKDEVSSPTYAIVNEYHSPKGKIFHFDLYRMKNIGEVYDIGIEEYLDSGFLNIIEWPEIYEEELADLPHHEISIETSGDSRIVNFH, encoded by the coding sequence ATGAATTTCAATATCAATACCATCGAAGAATGGCAGAAAGTGGTCGACGAAATTTTGCCGAAACTTCAGCACAATATCCTTTTATTAAAAGGAAATCTCGGAGCAGGGAAAACGACTTTCACGCAGTTTTTGCTTAAAAGTTTGGAAAGCAAAGACGAGGTTTCCTCTCCTACTTATGCCATTGTCAACGAGTATCATTCGCCGAAAGGAAAAATTTTTCACTTCGACCTTTACCGTATGAAAAACATCGGCGAAGTTTACGATATCGGAATCGAGGAATATCTCGACAGCGGATTTCTGAACATCATCGAGTGGCCCGAAATCTATGAGGAAGAACTTGCCGATCTCCCCCATCACGAGATTTCCATCGAAACTTCGGGAGATTCGCGGATCGTCAATTTCCACTGA
- a CDS encoding prephenate dehydrogenase: MKIAIIGVGLIGGSMALKLKKNGFTNFVYGVDLDENHLSEAKELGIIDEISSLENAVKNADLIIIAIPVDAAKKILPTVLDLINENQTVMDAGSTKLGIVNAVKNHPKRNRFVAFHPMWGTENSGPKSATSESFEGKAAVICDREYSAEDAISTVQKLGENLGMNLLYMNAEDHDIHTAYISHISHITSYALANTVLEKEREEDTIFQLASTGFSSTVRLAKSHPEMWVPIFKQNKENVLDVLNEHITQLRKFKSALEKENYEYLEELIRNANRIRGILK, translated from the coding sequence ATGAAGATTGCAATTATAGGTGTCGGATTAATCGGTGGTTCCATGGCTTTAAAGCTGAAGAAAAATGGGTTCACCAACTTTGTTTATGGAGTCGATCTTGATGAAAACCATTTAAGTGAAGCTAAAGAGTTGGGAATTATTGATGAGATTTCTTCACTCGAAAATGCGGTCAAGAATGCCGATTTAATCATCATCGCAATTCCTGTGGATGCGGCAAAAAAAATTTTGCCAACCGTTCTTGATTTAATTAATGAAAATCAAACGGTTATGGATGCAGGTTCTACCAAACTTGGAATTGTCAACGCGGTGAAAAACCATCCGAAAAGAAACCGCTTCGTCGCATTCCACCCAATGTGGGGAACGGAAAATTCAGGACCGAAATCTGCGACCTCAGAAAGTTTCGAAGGTAAAGCTGCAGTAATCTGCGACCGCGAATATTCTGCTGAAGACGCGATCTCAACAGTGCAAAAACTCGGTGAGAATCTCGGAATGAACCTCCTCTACATGAACGCCGAAGATCACGACATTCACACTGCGTATATTTCACACATTTCGCATATTACGTCCTACGCTTTGGCAAATACAGTTTTAGAAAAAGAACGTGAAGAAGACACCATTTTTCAGTTGGCAAGTACCGGTTTTTCGAGCACTGTTCGTCTCGCAAAATCGCATCCCGAAATGTGGGTGCCGATTTTCAAACAAAACAAAGAAAACGTGCTGGATGTGCTGAATGAACACATCACCCAACTCCGAAAATTCAAATCCGCATTGGAAAAAGAGAACTACGAGTATCTGGAAGAACTCATCAGAAACGCCAACAGAATTCGTGGGATTTTGAAATAA
- a CDS encoding HepT-like ribonuclease domain-containing protein has translation MDKDIRVWLFDIQNSINEIKSYFDDGVVFEHYQKDIKTKTAVERNFEIIGEAVNRITKKDPAFEISDARNVIGLRNQIIHSYDYVSDDLVDYYAASSNLRERD, from the coding sequence ATGGATAAAGATATTAGAGTCTGGCTCTTCGATATCCAAAATTCCATTAATGAAATCAAGAGTTATTTTGATGATGGTGTGGTTTTTGAACATTATCAAAAAGACATTAAGACAAAAACGGCAGTAGAACGAAATTTTGAAATCATTGGCGAGGCGGTGAACAGGATTACCAAGAAAGATCCGGCTTTTGAAATTTCCGACGCGAGAAATGTTATCGGTTTACGAAATCAAATTATTCACTCGTATGACTATGTTTCTGATGATCTGGTCGATTATTACGCAGCATCTTCCAATCTTAGAGAAAGAGATTAA
- a CDS encoding isoaspartyl peptidase/L-asparaginase family protein: MKKTGILFALFFATLFYTQKKYVLVVHGGAGTITKENMTADKEKQYREKLTEALKAGYAEIQKGKSSVDAVAASIIILEDSPLFNAGKGAVFTADGKNELDASIMFGKDKSAGAVAGVHTIKNPIKAAIAVMKKSEHVMLSGTGAEQFAKEQGLEIVDPKYFWTKDRWEGLQKIKQKEALKTSPKTSQNKRPESYEIDQKFGTVGAVALDKNGIIAAGTSTGGMTNKKWNRIGDSPIIGAGTYANSQVGISGTGWGEFFIRSTAARTVAAKMEYQNKDIKSAAQETIEEIGKMGGDGGLIALDKDGNIAMPFNTAGMYRGAVTENGEIEVEIYKE, from the coding sequence ATGAAAAAAACAGGAATTCTTTTTGCGCTCTTTTTTGCAACATTATTCTATACCCAAAAAAAATACGTCCTCGTCGTTCACGGCGGTGCAGGAACCATTACCAAAGAAAATATGACCGCCGATAAAGAAAAGCAATACCGTGAAAAACTCACCGAAGCATTAAAAGCCGGTTATGCTGAAATCCAAAAAGGAAAATCTTCAGTTGACGCGGTTGCTGCATCCATCATTATTTTAGAAGACTCACCACTTTTCAATGCAGGAAAAGGAGCTGTTTTCACCGCCGACGGAAAAAACGAACTCGACGCTTCCATTATGTTCGGGAAAGATAAATCTGCAGGTGCAGTTGCGGGAGTTCACACCATTAAAAACCCAATTAAAGCGGCAATCGCGGTAATGAAGAAATCCGAACACGTGATGCTTTCAGGAACTGGTGCGGAACAGTTTGCTAAAGAACAGGGCTTAGAAATCGTCGATCCAAAGTATTTTTGGACTAAAGACCGATGGGAAGGTTTGCAGAAAATCAAACAAAAAGAAGCGCTGAAAACCTCACCGAAAACTTCTCAAAACAAGCGCCCTGAATCTTACGAAATCGATCAGAAATTTGGGACAGTCGGCGCCGTTGCTTTGGACAAAAACGGAATTATCGCCGCTGGAACTTCCACGGGTGGAATGACCAACAAAAAGTGGAACAGGATCGGTGATTCCCCCATTATCGGTGCAGGAACTTACGCGAACTCACAAGTCGGAATTTCGGGAACTGGATGGGGCGAATTTTTCATCCGTTCAACCGCTGCAAGAACTGTTGCCGCAAAAATGGAATATCAAAATAAAGACATCAAATCCGCAGCACAGGAAACCATCGAAGAAATTGGAAAAATGGGAGGGGACGGTGGATTGATCGCTTTAGACAAAGATGGAAATATCGCAATGCCTTTCAATACAGCGGGAATGTATCGTGGCGCGGTGACGGAAAATGGCGAGATTGAGGTGGAGATCTATAAAGAGTGA
- the dnaG gene encoding DNA primase yields MISKATIDKIFSAIRVEEIVGEYVQLKRAGSNFKGLSPFHDEKTPSFIVSPSKQIWKDFSSGKGGTAISFLMEIENFTYPEALRHAAKKYGIEVEEDRREYTEEEKQQQTDKELLYKIHEVANDFFQNQLFESEEGKAVGYSYFKERELRDEIIRKFQLGYSPEQRNAFTEYALNKGYSKEILEKSGLSVFPESVPNGVDRFRERVIFPIHSFSGRVLGFGARILKSNVKTAKYLNSPETEIYHKSNVLYGLNQSKQAISKNNLCLLVEGYMDVIALHQAGIENVVSSSGTALTVEQIKLIKRLTENVTILFDGDAAGIKASFRSIDMLLSESMNIRILLFPDGDDPDSFSRKHPQEFVENFIKNEAKDFIDFKAEILLKEAGEDPIKKAEAIRDIVKSVAFVRNALKQEVYLKEISNRFGLSEQSLFNELNVQKQIKNQQTQPQQRQETKLKLEKVTEAFETVNPLLVLEEKLVELMLKYGDRILDRKDEEDQAYQITVIEEIISHLEEDSYEVQSALNQKIIEEIKQGITENELRAGNFFLTLMDENVAGTVANALVEPYETSNWEKHQIYFSTEEEVVPKIVQDVIYRHKREFINKIINDMKTELSETEDNEETYRKIISLNQLRKQLDEKLYRVL; encoded by the coding sequence ATGATTTCTAAAGCAACCATTGACAAGATTTTTTCCGCAATCCGTGTGGAGGAGATTGTTGGTGAGTATGTGCAGCTGAAAAGGGCGGGTTCTAATTTCAAGGGTTTGAGTCCGTTCCACGACGAGAAGACTCCAAGTTTCATCGTTTCGCCCAGCAAACAGATTTGGAAGGATTTCTCTTCTGGGAAAGGAGGTACAGCGATTTCTTTTTTAATGGAGATTGAAAATTTCACCTATCCTGAAGCGCTTCGTCACGCCGCGAAAAAATACGGAATCGAAGTGGAGGAGGATCGCCGCGAGTACACCGAGGAAGAAAAGCAGCAGCAAACCGACAAGGAACTGCTCTACAAAATCCACGAGGTGGCCAATGATTTTTTCCAGAACCAACTTTTTGAGAGCGAGGAGGGAAAAGCAGTGGGATATTCTTATTTTAAGGAAAGGGAATTGCGCGACGAAATCATCAGGAAATTTCAGTTGGGTTATTCACCTGAGCAAAGAAATGCATTTACGGAATATGCATTGAATAAAGGGTATTCCAAAGAAATATTGGAAAAATCGGGACTTTCGGTTTTCCCTGAAAGCGTTCCGAATGGAGTGGACCGTTTCCGTGAAAGAGTGATTTTTCCGATTCACAGTTTTTCGGGAAGGGTTTTGGGTTTTGGTGCGAGAATTTTGAAAAGTAACGTCAAGACCGCGAAATACCTCAATTCCCCTGAAACGGAAATTTACCATAAATCCAACGTTCTTTATGGCTTAAACCAGAGCAAACAGGCGATTTCTAAGAACAACCTCTGTCTTTTGGTAGAAGGTTATATGGATGTGATCGCGCTTCACCAAGCGGGAATCGAAAATGTGGTTTCCAGTTCGGGAACGGCTTTAACGGTGGAACAAATCAAGCTCATAAAGCGACTTACCGAGAATGTTACCATTCTGTTTGATGGTGATGCAGCAGGAATTAAAGCGAGTTTCAGAAGTATCGATATGTTGCTTTCCGAATCGATGAACATTAGGATTCTTCTATTTCCGGATGGTGATGATCCCGATTCTTTTTCCCGAAAACATCCGCAGGAATTTGTCGAAAATTTCATTAAAAACGAAGCCAAAGACTTTATCGATTTCAAGGCGGAAATTCTTCTGAAAGAAGCAGGAGAAGATCCCATCAAAAAAGCCGAGGCGATCCGAGATATTGTGAAATCGGTCGCTTTCGTGCGGAACGCGTTGAAGCAGGAAGTTTATTTAAAGGAAATTTCCAACCGATTCGGTCTTTCTGAACAGTCGCTCTTTAACGAACTGAATGTTCAGAAACAGATTAAGAACCAGCAAACCCAACCGCAGCAAAGACAGGAAACCAAGCTCAAACTCGAAAAGGTAACCGAAGCTTTCGAAACGGTGAATCCGCTTTTGGTTCTGGAGGAAAAATTGGTGGAACTGATGCTGAAATACGGTGACCGAATTTTGGACCGAAAAGACGAAGAAGACCAAGCTTACCAAATCACGGTAATCGAAGAAATAATCAGCCATTTGGAGGAAGATTCCTATGAGGTGCAGTCCGCTTTGAACCAAAAAATTATTGAAGAAATCAAGCAAGGAATAACTGAAAATGAATTGAGGGCAGGAAATTTCTTCCTCACCTTAATGGATGAAAACGTCGCGGGAACTGTTGCAAATGCCTTAGTGGAACCGTACGAAACCAGCAATTGGGAAAAACACCAGATTTATTTCAGTACAGAAGAAGAGGTGGTTCCGAAGATTGTGCAGGACGTGATTTACCGCCACAAACGGGAGTTCATCAATAAAATCATCAACGATATGAAGACTGAACTTTCTGAAACGGAAGACAACGAGGAAACCTACCGAAAAATCATCAGCTTGAACCAGTTGAGAAAGCAGCTTGACGAAAAACTGTACCGCGTGTTGTGA
- a CDS encoding alanine dehydrogenase, giving the protein MGNTHVFTPFSEEELMPKEEKLEVVKKGKQYSIGVPKETCLNERRTCITPDAVQVLVKHGHRIIVESGAGEGSFFTDLQYSESGAQITNDPREAFEQDLVLKINPPTVEEIEYLKPNTYLVSALQINLRDKEYFKRLSEKKINAIAFEFIVDEYKQLSLVRLIGEIAGNISVLYAAELLALSNGLMLGGITGVRPAEVVVLGAGIVGEFATKAALGLGASVKVFDNSLSKLRRLHMMVDGRVPTSIIDPKELAKSLKRADVVIGAYSKYSAFPVITEEMVAGMKKGSVIIDVTIDNSNVIETSELTDMENPYIIKHGVIHSGLPNLTSKMPRTTTKAISNFFLSYLLNYDEEGGFENMLVRKNEMKQSLYMYKGRHTKKIICDRFDLTYHDINLLIF; this is encoded by the coding sequence ATGGGTAACACGCACGTTTTCACACCGTTTTCCGAGGAGGAACTGATGCCGAAAGAAGAAAAACTTGAGGTTGTAAAAAAAGGAAAGCAATACAGCATTGGAGTTCCGAAAGAAACCTGCCTGAACGAACGACGAACCTGCATCACTCCCGACGCAGTGCAGGTTTTGGTTAAGCACGGACATCGCATCATCGTGGAATCCGGTGCCGGAGAAGGTTCGTTTTTCACCGACCTTCAATATTCCGAATCTGGGGCGCAGATCACCAATGATCCACGTGAAGCTTTCGAGCAGGATCTGGTGCTGAAAATCAATCCGCCCACCGTGGAGGAAATCGAATACCTGAAACCCAATACTTATCTGGTTTCTGCACTGCAGATCAATCTTCGCGACAAGGAATATTTCAAACGGCTATCCGAGAAGAAAATCAACGCGATTGCTTTTGAATTTATCGTGGATGAATACAAGCAACTTTCGCTGGTTCGGCTCATCGGCGAAATCGCAGGAAATATCTCGGTGCTTTATGCAGCTGAACTTTTGGCGCTTTCCAACGGTTTGATGTTGGGTGGAATCACAGGAGTTCGTCCCGCGGAAGTCGTGGTGTTGGGAGCAGGAATTGTGGGCGAATTTGCCACAAAAGCTGCACTCGGTTTAGGAGCGAGCGTGAAGGTTTTCGACAATTCACTTTCCAAACTTCGCCGTTTGCACATGATGGTTGACGGAAGAGTTCCCACGTCGATTATCGATCCCAAAGAATTGGCAAAAAGCTTGAAGCGAGCCGATGTTGTAATCGGTGCCTATTCCAAGTACAGCGCGTTTCCGGTGATTACCGAAGAAATGGTTGCAGGAATGAAAAAAGGCAGCGTAATCATCGACGTGACCATCGACAACAGCAATGTGATCGAGACTTCGGAACTGACCGATATGGAAAATCCGTACATCATCAAACACGGAGTGATTCACAGCGGATTGCCGAATCTGACCTCGAAAATGCCGAGAACGACGACGAAGGCGATTTCCAACTTCTTCCTTTCCTACCTCTTAAACTACGATGAAGAAGGCGGTTTCGAAAATATGCTGGTTCGCAAAAACGAGATGAAGCAGTCGCTCTATATGTACAAAGGCCGCCATACCAAGAAAATCATTTGCGACCGTTTCGACCTTACTTATCACGACATCAACCTTTTAATTTTCTAA
- the carB gene encoding carbamoyl-phosphate synthase large subunit: MKRTDIKTILVIGSGPIIIGQAAEFDYAGTQACLALKEEGYRVILINSNPATIMTDVEIADKVYIEPISLPFVSHIIRKERPDALLPTLGGQTGLNMAVELEKSGVLAECKVEVLGTKLSAINKAEDRDLFRELMKELNEPVPESDIVHTVDEALAFANKIGYPVIVRPAFTMGGTGGGIADNEIQLREITDLGLKYSPVTQCLIEKSIAGFKEIEYEVMRDANDNAIVVCNMENIDPVGIHTGDSIVVAPSQTLSDREYQLLRNASLKIIRALGIEGGCNVQLALDPHSFEYYVIEVNPRVSRSSALASKATGYPIAKIAAKIAVGLTLDEIMNPVTGKTYACFEPTLDYVVTKFPRFPFDKFETADRRLSTQMKATGEVMAIGRNFEESIQKAIRSLETGLRHIGLKTKQAESLTDEEIERRIRICDDERLFIIGDALRRGYDWEKIVEWSQIDKFFIYKIKKLIDFEKTIAENKLNKEILLQAKKLGFSDLSIAVLWNMTQEEVFNFRKENGIMPVYKMVDTCAAEFESETPYFYGTYEDENESVPSDKEKIIVLGSGPIRIGQGVEFDYATVHSVWAIKELGYEAIIINNNPETVSTDFSISDKLYFEPLTEEDVMNIIELEKPKGVVVQFGGQTAINLAEKLAKYGVKILGTSLEDLDRAEDRNKFEAALRELEIPQPLGKTCFTKEEALKIAQEIGFPVLVRPSYVLGGRAMEIVYDEKELDHYMTNAVLENSEHPILIDRYLTGKEVEVDAISDGETVVIPGIMEHIERAGVHSGDSIAVYPPQNITPKQIETLVDYTQRLAKGLNVIGLMNIQYVLYEGDVYVIEVNPRSSRTVPFLSKITDVPMAKLAMKTILGQKLKDLGYQNGLVPEKEGIYVKVPVFSFSKLTKVDVSLGPEMKSTGEVMGKDSTLEKALYKGLIGAGRKVPLHGSILFTVADKHKAEASEMARRFQQIGFGIWATEGTAKYFEEKGVKTKIGYKIGEEDVNLIDLIQKGKVQYVVNTTTKGKQAERDGFQIRRSSVENGVPCLTSMDTVEAVLKVIESMSFKMEQM, translated from the coding sequence ATGAAACGAACCGACATAAAAACCATTTTAGTAATAGGAAGCGGCCCGATCATTATCGGTCAAGCTGCAGAATTTGATTATGCAGGAACTCAGGCGTGTTTGGCGCTGAAAGAGGAAGGATACCGAGTCATCCTCATCAACTCCAATCCAGCGACAATTATGACCGATGTCGAAATTGCCGACAAAGTCTATATTGAGCCAATTTCGCTCCCGTTTGTAAGCCACATCATCAGGAAAGAAAGACCGGACGCACTTCTGCCGACACTCGGCGGACAAACCGGACTCAACATGGCGGTAGAACTGGAAAAATCCGGTGTTCTTGCCGAATGTAAAGTCGAAGTTTTGGGTACCAAACTTTCCGCTATCAACAAAGCGGAAGATCGGGATCTTTTCCGCGAATTGATGAAGGAATTGAACGAACCGGTTCCTGAAAGCGACATCGTGCATACTGTGGATGAAGCTTTGGCTTTCGCCAACAAAATCGGTTATCCGGTGATTGTTCGACCTGCATTTACAATGGGTGGAACCGGTGGTGGAATTGCCGATAACGAAATCCAGCTCCGTGAAATTACTGATTTGGGATTAAAATATTCGCCGGTAACACAATGTCTGATCGAGAAATCCATTGCCGGCTTCAAGGAAATTGAGTACGAGGTAATGCGGGATGCGAATGACAACGCGATCGTAGTCTGCAATATGGAAAACATCGATCCTGTGGGAATCCACACCGGAGATTCGATTGTGGTCGCACCTTCGCAAACGCTTTCGGACAGGGAATACCAACTGTTGAGAAATGCTTCGCTAAAAATTATCCGCGCATTGGGAATCGAGGGTGGTTGTAATGTGCAGTTGGCTTTAGACCCGCATTCCTTTGAATATTATGTGATCGAAGTGAATCCGAGGGTTTCGCGTTCATCGGCTTTGGCGAGCAAGGCGACCGGTTATCCGATTGCGAAAATTGCCGCCAAAATCGCAGTCGGTTTAACCCTCGACGAAATCATGAATCCCGTTACAGGAAAGACTTACGCGTGTTTCGAGCCGACGCTGGATTATGTTGTGACCAAGTTTCCGAGATTTCCGTTCGACAAATTTGAAACTGCTGACCGACGACTTTCAACCCAAATGAAGGCGACCGGAGAAGTGATGGCAATCGGTAGAAATTTTGAGGAATCTATCCAGAAAGCGATCCGTTCTTTGGAAACGGGATTGAGACATATCGGCTTAAAAACTAAACAGGCGGAATCCTTAACCGATGAAGAAATCGAACGAAGAATCAGGATCTGTGACGACGAGCGACTCTTTATCATCGGTGATGCATTGCGACGCGGTTACGATTGGGAAAAAATTGTGGAGTGGAGCCAGATCGATAAATTCTTCATCTATAAAATCAAGAAACTCATCGATTTTGAGAAGACCATTGCCGAAAATAAACTCAACAAAGAGATTTTACTTCAGGCAAAAAAACTCGGTTTTTCCGATCTCAGCATCGCCGTTTTATGGAATATGACTCAGGAAGAAGTTTTCAATTTCCGCAAGGAAAACGGGATTATGCCGGTGTACAAAATGGTCGATACCTGCGCCGCGGAGTTTGAAAGTGAAACACCTTATTTCTACGGAACTTATGAAGACGAGAATGAAAGCGTTCCGTCTGACAAAGAAAAAATCATCGTTCTCGGTTCGGGACCGATCAGAATTGGACAGGGTGTGGAATTCGACTACGCCACCGTTCATTCGGTTTGGGCGATCAAGGAACTCGGTTACGAGGCGATCATCATTAACAATAATCCGGAAACGGTTTCCACGGATTTCTCGATTTCCGACAAGCTTTATTTTGAGCCATTGACAGAAGAAGACGTGATGAACATCATCGAGCTTGAAAAACCAAAAGGAGTAGTGGTGCAGTTCGGTGGACAAACCGCCATCAATCTTGCCGAAAAGCTTGCAAAATACGGAGTAAAGATTTTGGGAACTTCGCTGGAAGATTTAGACAGAGCCGAAGACAGAAACAAATTCGAAGCCGCGCTGCGCGAACTGGAAATTCCGCAACCGTTAGGAAAAACCTGCTTTACCAAAGAAGAAGCACTGAAAATCGCCCAGGAAATCGGATTTCCGGTTTTGGTTCGTCCGAGTTACGTTTTGGGAGGAAGAGCGATGGAAATTGTGTACGACGAAAAAGAACTCGACCATTATATGACCAATGCGGTGCTGGAAAATTCTGAACATCCGATTCTGATCGACCGTTACCTCACCGGAAAAGAAGTGGAGGTGGACGCGATTTCCGACGGAGAAACCGTGGTGATTCCGGGAATTATGGAGCATATCGAAAGAGCGGGAGTTCACTCCGGAGACTCGATTGCAGTTTATCCGCCACAGAATATCACTCCGAAACAGATCGAGACGTTGGTTGATTATACCCAAAGATTAGCCAAAGGTTTGAATGTCATTGGTTTAATGAATATTCAGTACGTTCTTTATGAAGGTGATGTTTATGTGATAGAGGTCAATCCGCGTTCGTCGAGAACCGTTCCTTTCCTTTCAAAAATCACCGATGTTCCGATGGCGAAACTGGCGATGAAGACGATTCTCGGACAAAAACTAAAAGATTTGGGTTACCAAAACGGACTAGTTCCCGAGAAAGAGGGAATTTATGTCAAAGTTCCAGTATTCTCTTTTTCGAAATTAACGAAAGTCGATGTGTCACTCGGTCCCGAAATGAAGTCCACCGGAGAAGTGATGGGTAAAGATTCCACCCTCGAAAAAGCGTTGTACAAAGGATTAATAGGGGCAGGAAGAAAAGTTCCGCTTCACGGATCGATCCTCTTCACCGTTGCCGACAAACACAAAGCGGAAGCATCTGAAATGGCGCGACGATTCCAGCAGATCGGTTTTGGAATCTGGGCGACGGAAGGAACCGCGAAATATTTTGAGGAAAAAGGAGTGAAAACCAAGATCGGCTACAAAATCGGCGAAGAAGATGTAAACCTGATCGACCTGATCCAAAAAGGAAAGGTACAATACGTTGTAAATACCACCACCAAAGGAAAACAGGCAGAACGCGACGGTTTCCAAATCCGCAGAAGCTCTGTGGAAAACGGTGTTCCGTGTTTGACGTCAATGGATACGGTTGAAGCGGTGCTGAAGGTGATTGAGAGTATGAGTTTTAAGATGGAACAGATGTAG
- the clpP gene encoding ATP-dependent Clp endopeptidase proteolytic subunit ClpP: MDIKKDFRDFSVKHLGNSGLATDQYMGMFNPTNLTPYIMEERRLNVAQMDVFSRLMMDRIIFLGTGIDDQVANIVTAQLLFLESADASKDIQIYINSPGGSVYAGLGIYDTMQIIKPDVATICTGMAASMGAVLLVAGEKGKRSALKHSRVMIHQPSGGAQGVASDMEINLREMLKLKQELYDIIAHHSGQTYEWVEKSSDRDYWMTSTEAKDFGMVDEVLQRSTEK; the protein is encoded by the coding sequence ATGGACATAAAAAAAGATTTCAGAGATTTCTCTGTAAAACATTTAGGGAACAGCGGTTTGGCTACAGACCAGTACATGGGAATGTTTAACCCGACCAATCTCACTCCGTATATCATGGAAGAGCGTCGGTTGAACGTGGCACAAATGGACGTTTTCTCGCGTTTGATGATGGACCGAATTATTTTCCTTGGAACAGGAATCGACGACCAGGTCGCGAATATCGTGACTGCGCAGCTGCTTTTCCTGGAAAGTGCCGATGCTTCGAAAGACATCCAGATCTACATCAATTCTCCTGGTGGAAGCGTTTATGCTGGATTGGGAATTTATGACACGATGCAGATTATCAAACCCGATGTTGCCACGATCTGTACCGGAATGGCGGCTTCAATGGGAGCGGTTCTTTTGGTGGCGGGAGAAAAAGGGAAACGTTCCGCGTTGAAACATTCCAGAGTGATGATTCACCAACCTTCAGGTGGAGCGCAAGGTGTTGCTTCCGATATGGAAATCAACCTCCGTGAAATGCTGAAGTTGAAACAGGAGCTGTACGACATTATCGCACATCATTCAGGACAAACCTACGAATGGGTAGAGAAATCTTCGGACCGCGATTACTGGATGACTTCCACCGAAGCGAAAGATTTCGGAATGGTGGACGAAGTTCTGCAAAGAAGCACAGAAAAGTAG
- a CDS encoding nucleotidyltransferase family protein produces MRSHLNIAEIVKLCEVHKVAQLYVFGSVLTEKFNEESDIDFLVNFKEVKISDYANNFFNLKFSLEDLLQRKVDLVEQKALKNPYFIESVNTPKELIYG; encoded by the coding sequence ATGAGAAGCCATTTAAACATCGCTGAAATTGTAAAACTTTGTGAAGTTCACAAAGTTGCTCAACTGTATGTGTTTGGTTCTGTCCTCACCGAAAAATTCAATGAAGAAAGCGATATTGATTTTCTTGTGAATTTTAAAGAGGTGAAGATCTCGGATTATGCGAATAATTTCTTTAACCTAAAGTTTTCACTGGAAGATTTGCTCCAGAGAAAAGTTGATTTAGTAGAGCAAAAAGCGCTTAAAAATCCTTATTTCATTGAAAGTGTAAATACTCCAAAAGAATTAATTTATGGATAA